In Actinomyces radicidentis, one genomic interval encodes:
- a CDS encoding ATP-grasp domain-containing protein, whose protein sequence is MTMPIVTLATSADYPNLDDDDQGLPDALRERGIEPRIAVWNDPSVNWDDAGVVVLRSVRDYAKKRNYESFLAWTRSVPRLVNHPDVVEWNSDKHYLKRMAELGAPMIPTTWLEPEAGYSKHQVHTRFPAHGDFVVKPAVSSGGRGTGRYTATDARSRSEAINDAMHHLGRGRTVMVQRYLEEVDRKGELSLVYFNGVLSHAVEKAPMLHPSFRSTDEVHEEIVTAREPSEQEWLWGEKVRKAIHGVVKEHAGRDIQLLFNRVDVVEDGNGGFYLMEVSLIDAGLYLGSAPQALDNFADAIAQRVFW, encoded by the coding sequence GTGACCATGCCGATCGTGACGCTGGCGACCTCCGCCGACTACCCGAACCTGGACGACGACGACCAGGGCCTGCCCGACGCGCTGCGAGAGCGCGGCATCGAGCCCCGGATCGCCGTGTGGAACGACCCCTCCGTCAACTGGGACGACGCCGGGGTCGTCGTCCTGCGCTCCGTGCGCGACTACGCCAAGAAGCGCAACTACGAGAGCTTCCTCGCCTGGACCCGCTCCGTGCCGCGGCTCGTCAACCACCCCGACGTCGTCGAGTGGAACTCGGACAAGCACTACCTCAAGCGCATGGCCGAGCTCGGCGCCCCCATGATCCCCACGACCTGGCTCGAGCCCGAGGCCGGCTACTCCAAGCACCAGGTCCACACGCGCTTCCCCGCCCACGGCGACTTCGTCGTCAAGCCGGCGGTCTCCTCCGGCGGCCGCGGCACCGGCCGCTACACCGCCACGGACGCGCGCTCGCGCTCCGAGGCCATCAACGACGCCATGCACCACCTCGGCCGGGGCCGCACCGTCATGGTGCAGCGCTACCTCGAGGAGGTCGACCGCAAGGGCGAGCTTTCCCTCGTCTACTTCAACGGCGTGCTCTCCCACGCCGTCGAGAAGGCGCCGATGCTGCACCCCTCCTTCCGCTCCACCGACGAGGTCCACGAGGAGATCGTCACCGCCCGCGAGCCCTCCGAGCAGGAGTGGCTCTGGGGCGAGAAGGTCCGCAAGGCGATCCACGGCGTCGTCAAGGAGCACGCGGGCCGCGACATCCAGCTCCTCTTCAACCGGGTCGACGTCGTCGAGGACGGCAACGGGGGCTTCTACCTCATGGAGGTCTCGCTCATCGACGCCGGCCTGTACCTGGGCTCCGCCCCGCAGGCCCTCGACAACTTCGCCGACGCCATCGCCCAGCGCGTCTTCTGGTGA
- a CDS encoding YccF domain-containing protein, whose translation MRTLLNLIWVVTGGLWLWLGYLLAGVIACLLVVTIPAGVACFRIAGYALWPFGRDVVERPDAGGMSGLANVVWFLVAGLWLAIGHVTTAAVQAVTIIGIPLAIANLKMVPVTCFPFGKVVVPGRGIL comes from the coding sequence GTGCGCACCCTGCTCAACCTCATCTGGGTCGTCACGGGCGGCCTGTGGCTCTGGCTGGGCTACCTGCTCGCCGGGGTCATCGCCTGCCTGCTCGTCGTGACGATCCCCGCCGGGGTCGCCTGCTTCCGCATCGCCGGCTACGCGCTGTGGCCCTTCGGACGCGACGTCGTCGAGCGTCCCGACGCCGGTGGCATGAGCGGGCTGGCGAACGTCGTATGGTTCCTCGTGGCGGGTCTGTGGCTCGCGATAGGTCACGTGACGACGGCGGCCGTCCAGGCCGTCACCATCATCGGGATCCCGCTCGCCATCGCGAACCTCAAGATGGTCCCCGTGACCTGCTTCCCCTTCGGCAAGGTCGTCGTCCCCGGCCGCGGCATCCTCTGA
- the ybaK gene encoding Cys-tRNA(Pro) deacylase, whose translation MGKKKASKDRHAGATPAIAALDAAGVVYETVTYEHDDRSDLGFGMEAAEKLGEDPAHLLKTLLVGEGGEAKEVGVCVLPADHRLDLKAAAHALGMKKVALIEPAAAERITGYVVGGISPLGQKKHLPTVVDASVEGAEHVLVSGGRRGMSVRVAPADLVAVTGGSLAPVTV comes from the coding sequence ATGGGGAAGAAGAAGGCCTCCAAGGACAGGCACGCGGGCGCAACGCCCGCCATCGCCGCGCTCGACGCAGCCGGCGTCGTCTACGAGACGGTCACCTACGAGCACGACGACCGCTCCGATCTCGGCTTCGGGATGGAGGCCGCCGAGAAGCTCGGCGAGGACCCCGCCCACCTGCTCAAGACGCTCCTCGTCGGCGAGGGCGGCGAGGCGAAGGAGGTCGGCGTCTGCGTCCTGCCCGCCGACCACCGCCTCGATCTCAAGGCGGCAGCCCACGCCCTGGGCATGAAGAAGGTCGCCCTCATCGAGCCGGCCGCCGCCGAGCGGATCACCGGCTACGTCGTCGGCGGCATCTCCCCGCTCGGACAGAAGAAGCACCTGCCCACCGTCGTCGACGCGAGCGTCGAGGGCGCCGAGCACGTCCTCGTCTCCGGGGGCCGCCGAGGCATGAGCGTCCGGGTCGCCCCCGCGGACCTCGTCGCCGTCACCGGCGGCTCCTTAGCCCCCGTCACCGTCTGA
- the pip gene encoding prolyl aminopeptidase, with product MTTSRSIPLNDGEPLRGFYPAIEPYATRMLEVGDGQSVYVEECGNPEGIPAVFVHGGPGGGCSPAHRRVFDPERYRIILFDQRGCGRSLPHAWEPEADLSTNTTWNLVADMETIREALDVDRWLVFGGSWGSTLGLAYAETHPERVLALVLRGIFTLRKRELDWYYEAGGADMVWPDEWEAYVAAAGEGVGPGGYIERYHELLTDPDPAVHGPAGIAWTTWEAATSTLLRGQEHVAEVQDPAYAVTFARIENHFFFHHGWMEDGQLLDGAGVLAEHGIPGVIAQGRYDMCCPIGTAWALHRAWPEAELRISPTAGHSFAEPETLSTLIEATDLFAEELAR from the coding sequence ATGACCACGTCCCGGAGCATCCCCCTCAACGACGGCGAGCCGCTGCGCGGCTTCTACCCCGCGATCGAGCCCTACGCGACGCGCATGCTCGAGGTCGGCGACGGCCAGAGCGTCTACGTCGAGGAGTGCGGCAACCCCGAGGGGATCCCCGCGGTCTTCGTCCACGGCGGCCCGGGCGGCGGCTGCTCGCCCGCGCACCGCCGCGTCTTCGACCCCGAGCGCTACCGGATCATCCTGTTCGACCAGCGCGGCTGCGGGCGCTCCCTCCCCCACGCCTGGGAGCCCGAGGCGGACCTGTCAACCAACACCACCTGGAACCTCGTGGCGGACATGGAGACCATCCGGGAGGCCCTCGACGTGGACCGCTGGCTCGTCTTCGGCGGCTCGTGGGGCTCCACCCTGGGGCTCGCCTACGCGGAGACGCACCCGGAGCGGGTCCTCGCCCTCGTGCTGCGCGGTATCTTCACGCTGAGGAAGCGGGAGCTCGACTGGTACTACGAGGCCGGCGGCGCGGACATGGTCTGGCCGGACGAGTGGGAGGCCTACGTGGCCGCGGCCGGCGAGGGAGTCGGTCCCGGCGGCTACATCGAGCGCTACCACGAGCTCCTCACCGACCCCGACCCCGCCGTCCACGGCCCCGCCGGGATCGCCTGGACCACGTGGGAGGCCGCCACCTCCACGCTGCTGCGCGGCCAGGAGCACGTCGCCGAGGTGCAGGACCCCGCCTACGCCGTCACCTTCGCGCGCATCGAGAACCACTTCTTCTTCCACCACGGGTGGATGGAGGACGGGCAGCTGCTCGACGGCGCCGGCGTCCTCGCCGAGCACGGGATCCCGGGCGTCATCGCGCAGGGCCGCTACGACATGTGCTGCCCGATCGGCACGGCCTGGGCGCTGCACCGCGCCTGGCCGGAGGCGGAGCTGCGGATCTCGCCGACGGCGGGCCACTCCTTCGCCGAGCCCGAGACCCTCTCGACCCTCATCGAGGCGACCGACCTCTTCGCGGAGGAGCTGGCGCGGTGA